A single Agrococcus sp. ARC_14 DNA region contains:
- a CDS encoding M23 family metallopeptidase, translated as MFRKVAFAALALLFFGPAAGLLSIGVLMNPAAAHCATPSGAFALGPVPDSLTATTADGETFTLGRQQLTHAATIITIGDGVDDVGRLGVKIALMAALTESTLRMLTNTGAYPESAKYPNDGNGGDYDSLGLFQMRPQSGWGTVAELMDPTYQARAFFGGPTGPNYPSPRGLLDLPGWQQMDPGEAAQAVEVSAYPDRYRNYAPVADSILTALTNGGGTALGVGGPASSSSRVVFPLPEGTWVLSSPFGMRVHPITGERKLHTGTDLAAADGTPILAAADGTVTVAEFSGWYGGLIVIEHAIDGQTVATAYAHMWQTGIYVRAGDRVSAGQHIGDVGSSGMSTGAHLHFEVRPGGTNGEAIDAAAWLNQHGAANLPTATSGSPAACNNGTAGAPIGVDGDPDRLVDDPTSSGQVTARLLHLYQQTLTAFPDTGWGCYSPRPGTESEHPLGRACDIAFGNQIGQRPTAVQLYAGWKLTHWMKDNAQVLGVQYLIWQGQIWSVDRDADGWRPYSGGGMHDPASITGGHYDHLHVTVKGG; from the coding sequence GTGTTCCGCAAAGTCGCCTTCGCAGCACTGGCGCTGCTGTTCTTCGGACCCGCCGCAGGACTGCTCAGCATCGGAGTGCTGATGAACCCCGCCGCCGCCCACTGCGCCACACCGAGCGGCGCTTTTGCTCTTGGCCCTGTCCCGGATTCGCTCACCGCAACCACCGCGGACGGCGAGACCTTCACCCTGGGCCGTCAGCAGCTCACGCACGCCGCAACGATCATCACCATCGGCGACGGCGTCGACGACGTAGGCCGGCTGGGAGTCAAGATCGCGCTGATGGCCGCCCTCACCGAGTCCACACTGCGCATGCTCACCAACACCGGCGCCTACCCCGAGTCCGCGAAGTACCCGAACGACGGCAACGGTGGCGACTACGACTCGCTCGGGCTGTTCCAGATGCGACCGCAATCGGGATGGGGCACCGTCGCCGAACTCATGGACCCCACCTACCAGGCCCGAGCGTTCTTCGGCGGACCGACCGGGCCGAACTATCCCTCGCCTCGCGGCCTGCTCGACCTCCCGGGCTGGCAACAGATGGACCCCGGCGAAGCCGCTCAAGCCGTCGAGGTCTCCGCCTACCCAGATCGATACCGCAACTACGCACCCGTCGCCGACAGCATCCTCACCGCCCTCACCAACGGCGGCGGCACCGCTCTGGGCGTCGGTGGCCCAGCATCTTCGTCGTCGCGGGTGGTGTTCCCGCTGCCCGAGGGCACCTGGGTGCTGTCCTCGCCGTTCGGGATGCGCGTGCACCCGATCACCGGCGAACGGAAACTACACACCGGCACCGACCTCGCAGCAGCCGACGGTACACCGATCCTCGCCGCCGCTGACGGAACTGTCACCGTCGCGGAGTTCTCCGGCTGGTACGGCGGTCTCATCGTCATCGAGCACGCCATCGACGGCCAGACCGTCGCGACCGCCTACGCGCACATGTGGCAGACCGGCATCTACGTCCGCGCTGGCGACCGGGTGAGCGCCGGGCAACACATCGGCGATGTGGGCTCCTCCGGCATGAGCACCGGCGCACATCTCCACTTCGAGGTCCGGCCCGGCGGCACCAACGGCGAGGCCATCGACGCCGCAGCCTGGCTCAACCAGCACGGCGCCGCGAACCTCCCCACCGCGACCAGCGGATCACCGGCCGCTTGCAACAACGGCACTGCCGGCGCGCCGATCGGCGTCGATGGAGACCCCGACCGGCTCGTCGACGATCCCACCAGCTCAGGGCAGGTCACCGCCCGCCTGCTCCACCTCTACCAACAGACCCTCACTGCGTTCCCCGACACCGGCTGGGGCTGCTACTCACCCCGGCCCGGCACCGAGTCCGAGCACCCCCTCGGACGCGCCTGCGACATCGCCTTCGGCAACCAGATCGGACAACGCCCCACCGCGGTGCAACTCTACGCAGGCTGGAAGCTCACGCACTGGATGAAGGACAACGCCCAGGTCTTGGGGGTTCAGTACCTCATCTGGCAAGGCCAGATCTGGTCCGTCGACCGCGACGCAGACGGCTGGCGACCCTACAGCGGCGGCGGCATGCACGACCCCGCCTCGATCACCGGAGGCCACTACGACCACCTCCACGTCACCGTGAAAGGCGGGTGA
- a CDS encoding ATP-binding protein, which produces MTQDRERLHTAVLLAPSNERRKLRKQRRKAEARLHAEQRKAELDTAKAKAERERAERRATVYLPKAGESGPAQLRTPGRFRLTRHQDTSATLAGAYPFVAEGGLGADGVFVGQDLYSGGSFVYDPWVLYARGVITAPNVVLAGIVGSGKSSLAKSLYTRSLPFGRRVYVPGDPKGEHTAVANAVGGRAIVLGHGLNTRLNPLDEGHRPAGLSGEQWASTVAARRRDLIGALAETVLGRGLSPLEHTAIDIALAQTVRENDVPILPMVVDHVLTPSSDADGRLAEDGRLVGHALRRLVAGDLAGLFDGPSTVAFDPSLPMITLDLSRVTENSTLISVLMTCSSAWMESALLDPNGGQRWVIYDEAWQLMSHPALLRRMDAHWRLARHYGIANMLIFHKLTDLDNVGDQGSAMRSLANSLLANAETRIVYRQESDQLGPTATALGLTGTEKHLLPNLGVGQGLWRIKARSFVCQHQLHPAELALFDTSSRAAGGHR; this is translated from the coding sequence GTGACCCAGGATCGGGAGCGGCTGCACACCGCCGTCCTTCTGGCACCGTCGAACGAGCGGCGAAAGCTCCGCAAGCAGCGCCGAAAGGCGGAAGCGCGACTGCACGCCGAGCAACGCAAGGCCGAACTCGATACCGCCAAAGCCAAGGCTGAGCGGGAGCGTGCCGAGCGACGGGCGACGGTCTACCTACCGAAGGCAGGCGAGTCCGGGCCGGCCCAGCTGCGGACACCAGGCAGGTTCCGCCTGACCCGGCATCAGGACACGTCCGCGACGCTGGCGGGCGCGTACCCCTTCGTCGCCGAGGGTGGTCTCGGAGCCGACGGTGTCTTCGTTGGCCAGGACCTCTACTCGGGCGGCAGTTTCGTCTACGACCCGTGGGTGCTCTACGCGCGCGGAGTCATCACGGCCCCGAACGTGGTGCTGGCCGGGATCGTTGGTTCCGGAAAGTCCAGCCTCGCCAAGTCCCTCTACACCCGCTCGCTGCCCTTCGGGCGGCGCGTGTACGTGCCCGGCGATCCCAAGGGGGAGCACACCGCAGTCGCCAACGCTGTCGGTGGCCGGGCCATCGTGCTTGGTCACGGCCTGAACACCCGCCTGAACCCGCTCGATGAAGGTCATCGGCCCGCTGGTCTCTCGGGCGAGCAATGGGCCTCCACGGTTGCTGCCCGTCGCCGTGACCTGATCGGTGCGCTGGCAGAGACGGTGCTGGGGCGGGGCTTGTCGCCGTTGGAGCACACCGCGATCGACATTGCCCTGGCCCAGACTGTGCGGGAGAACGACGTGCCGATCCTGCCGATGGTCGTCGATCACGTCCTGACCCCCAGCTCCGATGCTGACGGCAGGCTGGCCGAGGACGGTCGTCTCGTTGGCCATGCGCTGCGTCGACTGGTCGCGGGTGACCTGGCGGGACTGTTCGACGGCCCCTCGACGGTTGCGTTCGACCCCAGCCTGCCGATGATCACACTCGACTTGTCTCGTGTCACGGAGAACTCGACCCTCATCAGCGTTCTGATGACGTGCTCGTCGGCGTGGATGGAGTCCGCGCTGCTCGACCCGAACGGCGGGCAGCGGTGGGTGATCTACGACGAGGCGTGGCAGCTGATGTCCCATCCGGCGCTGTTGCGCCGGATGGACGCTCACTGGCGACTCGCTCGTCACTACGGGATTGCGAACATGCTGATCTTCCACAAGCTCACCGACCTGGACAACGTAGGCGATCAAGGCTCCGCCATGCGCTCGCTGGCGAACTCGCTGCTGGCAAATGCGGAGACGCGGATCGTGTATCGGCAAGAGTCCGACCAGCTCGGGCCGACCGCGACCGCGCTGGGCCTGACTGGCACCGAAAAGCACCTTCTGCCGAACCTCGGGGTCGGGCAGGGCTTGTGGCGTATCAAGGCCAGGAGCTTCGTTTGCCAGCACCAACTCCACCCGGCCGAACTCGCGTTGTTCGACACCAGCAGTCGCGCGGCTGGAGGTCACCGATGA
- a CDS encoding single-stranded DNA-binding protein — protein sequence MAVRTHQSISGFVASEPQLSRTERGDARLYMKVGIEHYRKEPDNSFTQLETTFHDLIAYRGAAEQGAERLAKGDNIIADGRVRDYSYERNGQRYDGEEFIATRIGHDLARTRYEVDRSGRTAGREATPFASPQHSAPSSAAAIVM from the coding sequence ATGGCCGTTCGCACACACCAGTCCATCTCTGGCTTCGTTGCCTCGGAACCGCAGCTCAGCCGTACCGAGCGTGGCGACGCGCGCCTCTACATGAAGGTCGGCATCGAGCACTACCGCAAGGAGCCGGACAACAGCTTCACTCAGCTCGAGACCACCTTCCACGATCTAATCGCCTATCGCGGTGCCGCAGAACAGGGAGCCGAGCGGCTGGCGAAGGGCGACAACATCATCGCCGACGGACGGGTCCGCGACTACTCGTACGAACGCAACGGCCAGCGCTACGACGGCGAGGAGTTCATCGCGACGCGTATCGGCCACGACCTGGCCCGCACCCGCTACGAGGTGGACCGCAGCGGGCGCACTGCCGGCCGCGAAGCCACACCCTTCGCATCCCCGCAGCACTCCGCGCCGTCCAGTGCGGCTGCGATCGTAATGTGA
- a CDS encoding type IV secretory system conjugative DNA transfer family protein, translating into MNERQTGSMGDELTNAALFGLVGMLGIALVLRAAGSVTAFLTAAPQPDAGPAAGLAVLFNPADPASALGTDGLNPVAYWLVSVGLLGGLAVGIVWVWRMLRNHTRKTETDPHRLAGVATNHEVKVAASAKALLRRAPTLRPSLESPTPQDVGYLLGSSRGTKVWASVEDSILLIGPPRSGKGLHVVINAILDAPGAVVTTSTRPDNLTATLKARQRRGGPVAVFDPQRLAERIPAGLRWSPIRGCHDPLTAMIRANGFAAATGLSAGGVESGGFWEGKTRTALQSLLHAAALDGRAPAELFRWTLDPSAASEAVAILASHPNAALGWDDSLGAMIDADPKTRDSIWQGVSLALAALADPRVLDAVTPAPDEHFDPETFLTEEGTLHLLATGAGAGASAALVAAFVEDLIETARSLAARSPGARLDPPLLLALDEIGNLAPLPSLPTLMAEGGGTGITTLPVLQSLAQARDRWSEHQAGAIWDASIVKIILGGASNSRDLQDLATLIGERDEYTDSVTLGDRGTRSNQRSIRRIPILPPDRIRRLPFGTGITLLRSAPPIVTDLRAWPTRPDAAQLRRDRDELEALLRNPTP; encoded by the coding sequence ATGAACGAGCGGCAGACCGGGAGCATGGGCGACGAACTGACCAACGCCGCCCTCTTCGGTCTGGTCGGCATGTTGGGCATCGCTCTCGTCCTCCGTGCCGCTGGCAGCGTCACCGCGTTCCTGACCGCTGCGCCGCAGCCCGATGCCGGCCCGGCCGCGGGCCTCGCCGTCCTGTTCAACCCCGCCGATCCCGCCTCCGCGCTCGGGACCGACGGGCTCAACCCAGTCGCATACTGGCTGGTCAGCGTGGGACTGCTCGGCGGACTCGCCGTCGGGATCGTGTGGGTCTGGCGCATGCTGCGTAATCACACGCGGAAGACCGAGACCGATCCGCATCGACTTGCCGGCGTCGCGACCAACCATGAGGTCAAGGTCGCGGCGTCAGCGAAGGCGCTGCTGCGGCGCGCCCCAACGCTGCGACCGTCACTCGAATCACCGACACCGCAGGACGTCGGCTACCTGCTGGGGTCAAGCCGCGGCACCAAGGTGTGGGCATCGGTAGAGGACTCGATCCTGCTGATCGGCCCGCCCCGCTCCGGCAAAGGCCTGCACGTCGTCATCAACGCGATCCTCGACGCCCCCGGTGCCGTCGTCACCACCAGCACCCGGCCGGACAACCTCACCGCCACCCTGAAAGCCCGGCAACGGCGAGGCGGGCCGGTCGCCGTTTTCGACCCCCAACGCCTGGCCGAGCGCATACCCGCCGGACTGCGGTGGTCACCGATACGTGGATGCCACGATCCGCTGACCGCGATGATCCGCGCCAACGGGTTCGCCGCAGCCACCGGCCTAAGCGCTGGAGGTGTCGAGTCCGGCGGATTCTGGGAAGGCAAGACCCGCACCGCACTCCAGAGCTTGCTGCACGCCGCTGCACTCGACGGCAGGGCACCGGCCGAGCTGTTCAGGTGGACCCTCGACCCCAGTGCCGCGTCGGAGGCTGTCGCGATCCTCGCCTCACATCCGAACGCAGCGCTGGGCTGGGACGACTCCCTGGGCGCGATGATTGACGCCGACCCCAAGACCCGCGACAGCATCTGGCAGGGCGTCTCCCTCGCACTCGCGGCGCTGGCCGACCCCCGCGTGCTCGATGCGGTCACGCCCGCCCCAGATGAGCACTTCGATCCCGAAACCTTCCTCACCGAGGAGGGCACCCTCCACCTCCTCGCCACGGGGGCCGGAGCGGGTGCCTCCGCCGCGCTGGTCGCGGCGTTCGTCGAAGACCTCATTGAGACCGCCCGCAGCCTGGCCGCCCGCTCACCCGGAGCGCGGCTCGACCCGCCTCTGCTGCTCGCGCTCGACGAGATCGGCAACCTCGCGCCGCTGCCGTCCCTTCCGACGCTTATGGCCGAAGGTGGCGGCACCGGGATCACGACACTGCCCGTCTTGCAGTCGCTCGCTCAGGCTCGTGACCGGTGGAGCGAACATCAAGCAGGTGCGATCTGGGATGCCAGCATCGTGAAGATCATCCTTGGGGGCGCGTCCAACAGTCGCGACCTTCAAGACCTCGCCACTCTGATCGGTGAGCGCGACGAGTACACCGACAGTGTGACTCTCGGCGACCGCGGCACCCGCTCCAACCAGCGCTCTATCCGCCGCATCCCGATCCTGCCGCCAGACCGCATCCGCAGGCTGCCGTTCGGCACCGGCATCACCTTGCTGCGCTCCGCACCGCCCATCGTCACCGACCTGCGCGCCTGGCCGACCCGGCCTGACGCCGCACAGCTCCGAAGGGATCGAGACGAACTCGAAGCACTCCTGCGCAATCCGACTCCCTGA
- a CDS encoding conjugal transfer protein TrbL has protein sequence MGVCDVPVISSVCDAVGEGAASLVAAPFDWLAQAMGAAAGWLFEAVWSVFDTTTLVDVTKPGYLAVYNLLFGIAVFVMLIFFCIQLITGLIRRDPAALTRAALGLAKSVLGSFVVITLTALLLEVVDQLCLGIVQAAGETTGSMGDKIALLATGLVGINIAAPGVGAIITIFLAGLAIAAAAIVWLSLLVRKALLLVTVVFAPLAFSGASWDASRGWIGKWAMFVIALICSKLVLVVMFLVAITQVSAPIDADLASISDPIAGIVLMAMAAFAPYLTYKFIAFVGFDMYHAIGSEQDAKNALNRPIPIPIKPQGGGDRKKVLDGASSSSGSGGPSGSESGTPPAAKALAPTSAASGGGAAASGGSAGAAGPVAAGVVVGASVAKGAATAGPKAGTALGAQGERAADAAAQTPPPPAAPPAAPPAAGPARRPPSTDLSPPPPNQPAPRPPKE, from the coding sequence ATGGGCGTGTGCGACGTTCCCGTGATCTCCTCGGTCTGCGATGCCGTCGGCGAAGGAGCCGCCTCTCTGGTCGCGGCACCGTTCGACTGGCTCGCGCAGGCGATGGGGGCTGCCGCCGGGTGGCTGTTCGAGGCGGTCTGGTCGGTGTTCGACACCACGACACTGGTGGATGTCACCAAGCCCGGCTACCTCGCCGTCTACAATTTGCTGTTCGGCATCGCAGTCTTCGTGATGCTCATCTTCTTCTGTATCCAACTCATCACCGGGCTGATCCGCCGTGACCCGGCCGCCCTTACCCGCGCCGCACTCGGACTCGCCAAGTCGGTGCTGGGATCGTTTGTCGTCATCACGCTCACGGCGCTCCTGCTGGAGGTCGTGGATCAGCTGTGCCTCGGGATCGTGCAGGCCGCCGGGGAGACCACCGGGTCGATGGGAGACAAGATCGCCCTCCTCGCCACCGGGCTGGTCGGGATCAACATCGCCGCCCCTGGCGTGGGAGCGATCATCACGATCTTCCTGGCCGGCCTCGCGATCGCCGCCGCCGCGATCGTGTGGCTGTCCCTCCTCGTCAGGAAGGCGCTGCTGCTGGTTACAGTCGTGTTCGCCCCGCTCGCGTTCAGCGGCGCATCGTGGGACGCGTCGCGCGGCTGGATCGGGAAGTGGGCGATGTTCGTCATTGCACTGATCTGCTCCAAGCTCGTACTAGTCGTCATGTTCCTGGTGGCAATCACCCAGGTCTCCGCACCGATCGACGCCGACCTGGCATCGATCAGCGACCCAATCGCGGGGATCGTTCTGATGGCGATGGCTGCGTTCGCGCCCTACCTGACGTACAAGTTCATCGCCTTCGTCGGGTTCGACATGTACCACGCGATCGGTTCCGAGCAAGACGCCAAGAACGCCCTCAACCGGCCCATCCCCATCCCAATTAAGCCGCAAGGCGGCGGAGACCGGAAGAAGGTGCTCGACGGGGCAAGCAGCAGCAGTGGCTCGGGCGGACCCTCCGGCAGTGAGAGCGGGACTCCACCGGCGGCGAAGGCCCTCGCACCTACATCCGCTGCGAGCGGGGGAGGGGCCGCAGCAAGCGGAGGCAGCGCAGGCGCAGCCGGTCCCGTGGCCGCGGGCGTGGTGGTCGGAGCGAGCGTAGCCAAGGGAGCCGCGACCGCCGGCCCGAAGGCCGGAACCGCACTGGGGGCCCAGGGCGAACGCGCCGCCGATGCAGCCGCGCAGACACCGCCACCGCCCGCAGCGCCACCCGCAGCACCGCCGGCGGCGGGCCCGGCCCGACGCCCGCCGAGCACCGACCTGTCACCGCCTCCACCGAACCAGCCCGCGCCACGCCCGCCGAAGGAGTAG
- a CDS encoding DUF4062 domain-containing protein, with protein MGFTASVLRVMIASPSDIPDARDAVEAAINDWNNANAKNKQVVLLPWRWETSSVPVLGGHPQSLINSQGVDESDIVFALFGSRLGSPTPDAVSGTVEEIARAVDSGKPVHLYFSTAALPNDVDTRQLDGLRNFRAEISQRGLLGEFATTAQLGHEVWKAIEYDIAQLDLGVPVLSSPPRGVRFSAQPQQEREVKSFDNKGKPCYSNRHWIEITNAGDEDATDVVFESAGDNSSMMLAGADAPTVIHAGQTRRLNVFHHMGGGDPDILRIRWIENGEPKEQDYHVG; from the coding sequence ATGGGTTTCACCGCCTCCGTGCTGCGCGTCATGATCGCCTCTCCATCGGACATCCCCGACGCCCGCGATGCCGTAGAGGCGGCCATCAACGACTGGAACAATGCGAACGCCAAGAACAAGCAAGTGGTGCTGCTTCCTTGGCGATGGGAGACGTCGTCCGTACCGGTGCTCGGTGGGCACCCGCAGTCACTCATCAACTCACAGGGAGTTGATGAGTCCGACATCGTCTTTGCGCTGTTCGGTAGCCGTCTTGGGTCCCCGACGCCAGACGCGGTGTCGGGCACCGTCGAGGAGATTGCGCGCGCGGTGGACAGCGGGAAGCCGGTTCACCTCTACTTTTCTACAGCGGCGCTTCCGAACGATGTCGACACACGTCAGCTGGATGGGCTTCGAAATTTTCGCGCTGAGATCAGCCAACGCGGGCTGCTCGGTGAGTTTGCCACGACTGCCCAGCTCGGTCACGAAGTATGGAAGGCGATTGAGTATGACATCGCGCAACTCGACTTGGGGGTGCCCGTCTTGTCGTCACCCCCTCGCGGAGTGAGGTTCTCAGCTCAGCCGCAGCAAGAGCGCGAAGTCAAGAGCTTCGACAACAAGGGCAAGCCTTGCTACTCGAACCGCCACTGGATCGAGATCACCAACGCGGGAGACGAAGACGCGACGGATGTCGTCTTCGAATCGGCAGGTGACAACTCCAGCATGATGCTGGCTGGTGCCGATGCACCCACGGTCATCCATGCCGGCCAGACTCGCCGCCTCAACGTCTTTCACCACATGGGTGGAGGCGACCCTGACATCCTCCGCATTCGCTGGATCGAGAATGGGGAGCCGAAAGAGCAGGACTACCACGTCGGCTGA
- a CDS encoding DUF6112 family protein: MGVFPDFDGLGGIGDLRAVVGALLTFVLIVAVLMLILSAIVWAIATAHGNYAAASKGRTGVLVALGAAALAGGGVAWMNWLLTVGSSL; the protein is encoded by the coding sequence ATGGGCGTGTTCCCCGACTTCGACGGCCTCGGCGGCATCGGAGACCTCCGCGCGGTAGTCGGCGCACTCTTGACGTTCGTTCTCATCGTCGCCGTCTTGATGCTGATTCTGTCCGCGATCGTCTGGGCCATCGCGACGGCCCACGGCAACTACGCGGCCGCCAGCAAGGGCCGAACGGGCGTCCTCGTCGCACTCGGTGCCGCAGCGCTCGCCGGAGGTGGCGTGGCCTGGATGAACTGGCTACTCACAGTCGGATCGAGCTTGTAG
- a CDS encoding DUF6112 family protein, protein MLDLLTTAMSAPLIVPMDINIDPNTDGLPGINQLRTIVGAVMTIGLILSVLALIVSAIVWGFGANSSNPHLASRGKIGVLVSCGAAVICGASVTLINFFWNVGQQV, encoded by the coding sequence GTGCTCGATCTGCTCACTACCGCCATGTCCGCGCCGCTGATAGTGCCGATGGACATCAACATCGACCCGAACACCGACGGCCTGCCGGGGATCAATCAGCTGCGCACCATAGTCGGCGCGGTGATGACCATCGGCCTGATCCTGTCCGTGCTGGCGCTGATCGTCTCCGCGATTGTGTGGGGTTTCGGCGCGAACTCGTCGAACCCGCACCTCGCGTCGCGGGGGAAGATCGGCGTCCTGGTCTCCTGCGGCGCGGCGGTGATCTGCGGCGCGAGCGTGACGCTCATCAACTTCTTCTGGAACGTCGGCCAACAGGTCTGA
- a CDS encoding PrgI family protein: MSSANNDRQTAGELVPVKFSRLTRRGVLLGLSLTQLITLAIGGGTLVGALYAGGAMLLAYTSPVWVLAAALTWIPAAGRPIVEWLPVAGWWLWRTTGGQLLYRRRIVVPRPVGTLALPGDMARLREYSDPDTGAGMIHDPHAATLTVVCGFTHPAFVLLDPGEQERRVTSWGRVLATVCRSGRIGTLQVLERTLPDSGTGLAEWWANHGTHDGSWAADTYAELIDRAGPAGERHATTLSLSLDTKASARQIRTAGGGIRGAAAVLRQEMNTLVAALRSADLSPSGWLTPGQIAVMLRSAYDPAIAATLERHGELGQSLATAGPVAVTETWGRLRTDSAHHAVLWISEWPRSLVYPGFLSPVLLSTGIQRSFSLICTPMRSDQAARDIRKKKVEHISDQAQRAKIGQIEDASLTAEYHDVLQQEADLTAGHGILRYTGLISVSAPTVEELDAAVAAIEQAAIQASCETRLLVGQQAAAFSAAALPLCRPV; the protein is encoded by the coding sequence TTGAGCAGCGCGAACAACGACCGGCAGACCGCGGGTGAGCTGGTGCCGGTGAAGTTCTCCCGGCTCACCCGCCGCGGCGTCCTCCTCGGGCTGTCGCTCACACAACTCATCACCCTCGCCATCGGCGGAGGCACACTGGTCGGAGCGCTATACGCCGGCGGAGCGATGCTGCTCGCCTACACCTCCCCAGTGTGGGTGCTCGCCGCCGCGCTGACGTGGATACCGGCCGCGGGCCGTCCGATAGTGGAGTGGCTGCCCGTGGCCGGCTGGTGGCTGTGGCGCACAACGGGTGGGCAGCTGCTTTACCGGCGCAGGATCGTTGTGCCGCGTCCGGTTGGCACGCTCGCACTGCCCGGCGACATGGCGAGACTGCGTGAGTACTCCGATCCCGACACCGGTGCCGGGATGATCCACGACCCCCACGCCGCCACCCTCACGGTGGTGTGCGGGTTCACGCACCCCGCGTTCGTGCTGCTCGATCCCGGTGAGCAGGAACGTCGTGTCACCTCCTGGGGCCGTGTCCTTGCGACGGTGTGCCGGTCCGGGCGCATCGGCACGCTGCAAGTCCTCGAACGCACCCTCCCAGACTCCGGCACCGGCCTGGCCGAATGGTGGGCCAATCACGGCACACACGACGGATCATGGGCGGCCGACACCTACGCCGAACTCATCGACCGTGCCGGGCCCGCCGGTGAGCGTCACGCCACGACGCTCTCGCTCAGCCTCGACACGAAGGCTAGTGCTCGGCAGATCAGGACCGCAGGCGGCGGCATTCGCGGTGCCGCCGCCGTCCTGCGGCAAGAGATGAACACCCTTGTCGCGGCGCTCCGCTCGGCCGACCTGTCACCCTCAGGATGGCTGACACCAGGACAGATCGCAGTGATGCTGCGCTCGGCCTACGATCCGGCTATCGCCGCCACCCTGGAACGCCACGGCGAACTCGGACAGTCGCTCGCCACCGCGGGTCCGGTCGCGGTCACCGAAACCTGGGGACGGCTACGCACCGACTCCGCCCACCACGCCGTGCTCTGGATCAGCGAGTGGCCCCGCTCGCTGGTCTATCCCGGTTTCCTCTCGCCGGTGCTGCTGTCCACCGGCATCCAGCGGAGCTTCTCGCTGATCTGCACCCCGATGCGCTCCGACCAAGCCGCCCGCGACATCCGCAAGAAGAAGGTCGAGCACATCTCCGACCAAGCCCAGCGAGCGAAGATCGGTCAGATCGAAGACGCCTCCCTAACCGCCGAATACCACGACGTCCTCCAGCAAGAAGCCGACCTGACCGCCGGCCACGGCATCCTGCGCTACACCGGACTCATCAGCGTGTCCGCGCCCACCGTGGAGGAACTCGACGCCGCCGTCGCCGCAATCGAGCAGGCCGCGATCCAGGCATCATGCGAAACCCGACTGCTCGTCGGGCAGCAAGCCGCTGCATTCTCTGCGGCTGCGCTTCCGCTCTGCCGCCCAGTGTGA
- a CDS encoding TIGR02391 family protein produces MSQYGVDYLRRLRAAVEKFEEAFNAWMSTQVESDHMSARGLFPTVWTKEGQDQNEVQRLELGVAEAAGLAASAVSVSGAYIAIAGIGVIDPISNWSFMAAPKAPIAPRDIRTTTANVKGRLDAMIVDAESRTDSELPTFAPAQFHPVVWAGASAHWTMHQYRVAVREAAEGLTVHWKERLGRNDVDDTVFWQQTLSPGAPEPGKPKLNWPGASDDKTVRSMRGGLEPLGKALNALATGLNLTVRNVTTHTRTELSEQEAMERLGAYSYFARLLDRCETASAEVEDSDQ; encoded by the coding sequence ATGAGTCAGTACGGGGTGGACTATCTCCGGCGTTTACGCGCCGCTGTCGAGAAGTTCGAGGAAGCGTTCAACGCCTGGATGAGCACTCAGGTCGAGTCAGATCACATGTCTGCACGCGGCCTCTTTCCGACTGTGTGGACTAAGGAAGGCCAGGATCAGAACGAGGTCCAACGCCTCGAACTCGGTGTTGCGGAGGCAGCCGGCTTGGCAGCGAGCGCAGTGTCGGTAAGCGGTGCCTATATTGCGATTGCGGGCATCGGAGTGATCGACCCGATCTCCAACTGGTCGTTCATGGCCGCTCCCAAGGCTCCGATCGCGCCTCGAGACATTCGTACGACGACCGCCAATGTCAAGGGCAGGCTGGACGCAATGATCGTCGATGCAGAGTCGCGCACGGACTCTGAGCTACCGACTTTCGCGCCCGCGCAGTTTCACCCGGTGGTCTGGGCGGGCGCGTCCGCACATTGGACGATGCATCAGTACCGAGTGGCAGTTCGCGAGGCGGCCGAGGGCCTCACGGTCCACTGGAAGGAGCGGCTCGGCAGAAACGATGTCGATGACACTGTCTTCTGGCAGCAGACGCTCTCACCAGGTGCACCCGAACCGGGCAAGCCGAAGCTCAACTGGCCGGGAGCGTCGGACGACAAGACGGTGAGGAGCATGCGCGGTGGCCTCGAACCGCTTGGAAAAGCCCTCAACGCGCTGGCCACCGGTCTGAACCTCACAGTCCGCAACGTGACAACGCACACGCGCACCGAGCTGTCTGAGCAAGAGGCAATGGAGCGCCTCGGGGCCTATAGCTACTTCGCGCGGTTGCTTGATCGGTGCGAGACAGCGAGCGCCGAGGTGGAGGATTCGGACCAATGA